TTATAAAGAAGGCACTTATTCCTTGTTCTCTGATATTACAATTAACCATACTTTAGGACCTGCTTTTTATATATCCGTTATCATATTACTTCTCGTTTATCTACTTATCGGATTTGATTTATGTCACAGAACATTAGCCGCCTCTCTTGGAGCAGCTCTCATACTTCTCGTCACATATACTTTCGGTTCATTCAATAATGGCTACTTTGTTATCTCTTTCGAAGATGCTATGAAAGCTATTGACCTTAATGTAATTTTTCTCCTCTTCGGGATGATGATTATCGTCGGCATAATGAAAATCACGGGTGTCTTCCAGTGGCTTGCTTATAAATCCTACCAACTTGCAAAAGGAAATATTTTAACTCTGGTAATTCTTCTTAGCGTTATTACGGCAATAGTGTCAGCTTTTTTGGATAATGTAACGACTATGCTTCTTATCGCCCCGGTTACCCTTGAAATTACAATGATTCTTGGAATAAATCCGTTTAGCTTCCTACTCCCTGAAATTATGGCTTCAAATATGGGCGGCACAGCTACCCTTATCGGCGATCCTCCAAACATTATGATTGGCTCTTATGCGGGACTCACTTTTAATCAGTTTGTAGTCCACCTTACACCTATAATAATAGTTTGTATGATTGTACTACTGGTTCTGATAAAGTTTTACTTTGGAAAAGAATATGCGAAAGCAAAAATAGAAAATGTTGACGAACTTCTGAAAAAACTAAAAGAAGAATACAAAATAACCGACAGTCAATTACTCAAGAAAAGCTTAATCGTTTTAGGCATTGTAATTCTTATGTTTATAACTCACGGATTTTTACATATGGAAGTTAGTATTGCCGCTTTGGTCGGAGCATCCCTTTTACTTATGATAAGCAAAGTAAATATCGTTGAAGTACTGGAAAAAGAAGTCGAATGGCCTACACTAATATTTTTTATGATGTTGTTTATTGTTGTCGGAGCCGCAGAAAACACGGGTTTAATACAAATGATTGCCAATTCGGTAAACAAACTATCGGGCGGGAACCTTACGGTTGCTATTCTATTAATTATTTGGGTGTCGGGCATTGCTTCAAGTATAATAGATAATATCCCGTTTACCGCAACAATGCTTCCAATAGTTGCTTATCTAACCCATACCATTCCCGGTGCAGGAAATACTTTATGGTGGGCACTTTCGCTTGGCGCCTGCTTGGGCGGAAATGGAACGTTAGTCGGAGCCTCGGCAAATATCGTAACCGCCGGCTTAGCAGAAAAACGGGGATATAAAATTACATTTTTCAATTACTTGAAAGTCTGCGCCCCAATTACCCTCGCTACGCTTGTAATAAGTTCTATATTGCTCCTCATCCTTAAATAAATATTATAACTTTTCGCTTCTCTCTTCTCTGCAATAATCCATATTTGCTTATTGTCTTATTTGGTAAGTTCACTTCTCTGTCATTCTGAGCGTAGCGATTACAAACCCTTAATTTATTTAGGGCTTTGTTATCCAGAAGCGTAGCGTATCTTTACTCTTTTGTAATCTCGTGTTAATCTGTGGAATCTCGTGGTTACTATTTTACTTTGCAGAAATAAAACCTTACTTGGAGTTTTTGGCGGCAATTTTCTTTTTAGAAGACCATAAGTCCCAATCAACTACAAGAGCAGAAACTACATAAACGGAAGAATACGTCCCGACAACGATACCTATAAGCATTGTAAACGCAAAATCATGAATTACAGGCCCGCCGAAAAAGAAAAGAATGACCAAGACAAACATTGTGGATAATCCCGTAATTACTGTTCTTGACAATGTTTCGTTTACTGAAGTATTTACGAGGTCCGTAAGAGAAACTTTTCTGAGTAGCCTCTTGTTCTCTCTTATTCTGTCGGATATTACTATAGAGTCATTTATGGAATAACCTATTATCGTTAGCAATGCTGCTAATATGCTTGCAGTAAATTCTTTATTTAAAATAGATAATAAACCCGCGGTAAGAATTAAGTCATGAACAATGGATATAACTGCGCATACACCCCATCTAAACTGGAATCTTATCCATATATATATAAGCATACACGCCCAGCACAATAAGACAACCCAGATAGCTTTTTGTCTGAAATTTTCTGAAATTGCAGGACCAACAAGGTCTTCTTGAACCACGGTCGGCGATGGAGTAAAGAGCTTGCATATTTCATTTCCTATACCTTCTTTCGGATATGTTCTTATTAAATAATCATATTTGGTTCCCTTTTCTTCCTGTATAACAGCTTCCTTAAATCCCATCTGGGATAACTTTGCTCTTAAATCACTTATTGGGATAGGTTGTTCAAAATGTAACCTTACAAGTGAACCACCGGTAAAATCTATACCGTACTTAGGACCGCCTTTTACTATAAAAGATACTATACCCGGGATAATTATTGCCAATGAAAGAATATACGCAAATTTTCTTTTCCCGATAAAATCATATTTCGTATTCTTAAATATATTTATCATATCGAAAGCCTTTTTGCCCCTTTTAATGTTATGACATCAAGTACTACTTTTGTTATTACGATTGCAGTAAATAAGTTGGCAATAACTCCTATTGCTAGTGTAATACCAAATCCTTTCACCGGACCTATACCAAAGTAATAAAGTACAATCGCTGCAATTAAGGTAGTAACGTTAGAGTCAAATATTGCGCTGAAAGCTCTTGCATATCCTGCATCAATTGCAGCCCTCACCGTTTTACCTGCTCTCATTTCTTCTTTTATACGTTCGTATATAAGGATATTTGCATCCACACCCATTCCTACCGTTAATGCAATACCCGCAAGACCCGGCATAGTAAGTGTTGCCTTGAACGCAGATAATATTGCAAGCAAGTAGAATATGTTAAAGAATAATGCAAAATCCGCCAATAAACCACAACCTTTATAATAGAAAAGCATAAATAACACGACTACGAGTGAACTGATAAGCATAGATTTCATTCCTGCTCTTATGGAATCTTTCCCAAGCGCCGGACCTACCGTTCTCTCTTCAACAATTTCAAGAGGAGCCGGTAATTTTCCTGCGCGGATTATAAGCGCAAGGTCTTGTGCTTCTTTAAATGGAGACGTTCCCATATCTATCTGGGATTTTCCACCACCAATTCTCTCTATTACTACCGGGGCAGATTGCACAACCTCATCCATAACAATTGCAATACGACGATTTACGTTTGCGCCTGTTATTCGCGCCCATTCTTTTTTTGCTTTTCCTGTCATCGTTAAATCCGTCCTTGCTCCCGCAGAATTCTTGTTGGTCCCTATCCCGGGTTGCGCATCAACGATCGCATCTCCCTTGAGACAGGCTTCTTTCTTTACAAGTAAAAGCTCTGCACGTTTTTCATATTCAACTTCTTCTATCTTACTCCATAAAAATTCGTCGTCCGAAGGTATAAGTTCCGACACCCCGGGCGTACTAAGATATTTCTTAAGTTCCGGAATATCCGTATCCGTTATGTAACCATTCCCCATCAAAGAAAGAACGGGATTCTCGAGTACTTCAAAACTGTCGCTTGCGCTGTCTTTGAATATACTATTAATGACTGAAGTATCTTTTAAAGCTAAACTTGAAGTGTCTTTTACCGCACCTTTATAGTATTTATATACATACTCATCTATCTTCTTTATGATTTCCATTGTGAATTCCGGCTTCTCTACAAGCCTGAATTCTAACTGGGCAGTCTTTCCTATAATCTCTTTTGCCCTTTGCACGTCTACAACACCTGGCAAATCAACGCTTATACGGTTTGATCCCTGCTTTGCAATCTGCGGTTCGGATACGCCAAACTGGTCGATTCTGTTTCTTAAAACCCCAAGAGCCCCTTGAGTTTCATCATTAGATAATTCTTTATCTTTTCCCTTTAAAACTAAATGAACTCCACCCTGCAAATCCAATCCAAGCTTTATCGCCTTAGTGTGAAGAGTTTTAAGCTGCTTCTCCGTCATATTCTCTTCCTGCTCGGGAGTAAGCTTAAAAAACCTTACGGTATAAGAGAGTTGCCATGCCGCAAGTATCGTGGCAAGTAAAATAAAAATCGTTTTCGCTTGAATTTGCGCTTTCATAATAATTTGGTTATAATAGTTTTTTATTGCAAATTGTCAATAAGAAAGTTAAAGAAATTTCATACAAGTCTAATATTAGGCTTTAATCTATTAAGTATTTTAATGCTTTCCCCATTTAACTAATATACGAATTTCGAATAACTATGTTTAAAGTTGACAAAAACCTCTCTGAAACATAGCATACTCCTTATGTTTATAAAGGAACTGAAAAAATGTAAAGAAATAATTTCCGGTGATAATGCCATTTTAAGAGAGTTGCTAAACCCACTTAAAGAAACACTTAAACTCCGGTACAGCCTTGCCCACGCAAAAGTCAAGCCCGGCGAAATTACCCGCCCGCATAAATTAAAAAGCTCCGAAATATACTATATTATAGAAGGCTCAGGTGAAATGTATATTAATAATGAAAAAAAGAAAGTCTCCAAAGAACAACTAATTTACATTCCTCCAAACTCAATCCAGAAAATAAAAAACATCGGCAAAAAAAACTTGATTTTCTTATGCATCGTTGACCCCGCATGGAAACAGCAAGACGAAGAGGTTGTATAAAAATGCCCTCCCCTGAAGCCAAAAATATAGATTACGAAAACGAACTAAATCCCCAGCAATACAATGCCGTCACCGCGGAAGACGGTCCTTCACTCGTACTCGCCGGCGCAGGTAGCGGTAAAACACGCGTCCTTACTTATAGAGCTGCTTATTTGTTGGAACAAAGAGTAGTTCCCCCTTATCAAATGATTCTTCTTACTTTCACCCAGAGAGCCGCCGCAGAAATGTTAAACAGGGTTAACTCATTATTAGGAGCGGAATCTAAAGAAATATGGGGTGGAACTTTCCATCACATAGGAAACAGGTTTCTAAGAAAATACGCGCGATACATTAATTATCTATCCAATTTTACCATAATTGACAGGGAAGACTGCAAAACCCTCACAACAGAATGTATCAAAGAACTTTCCATAGACATAAAATCAACAAAATTCCCCAAGGCAGATATATTAATTGAAATCCTGTCTTTAGCCCAGAACTGCTTAATCCCGGTCGAACAGGTTATAAAAGACAGGTATCCCTTCCTGAAAAATAATATGCAAGAAATATCTTCCGTACTCGAACTTTACGACGCCAAAAAGAAAAAACAAAATATAATGGACTTTGATGACTTGCTTACTTACTGGAATAAATTATTGGATATACCCGAAGTTAAATCCTCTATAACGAATAAATTTAAATATATTCTCGTAGATGAATACCAGGATACTAATAAACTACAGCTGGATATAATATATAAAATGAATTCCACTCATAAAAACATTATGGTAGTCGGTGATGAAGTCCAGAGTATATACTCTTTCAGAGGCGCAGAATACAGAAATATAATAGACTTTACTACAAAATACCCTGACGCAAAAGTATTTAAACTTGAAACTAATTACCGCAGCAGCCCGCAAGTCCTGTCTTTTGCAAATGAAATAGTTAAAAACACCGAAGACGTATTCAAAAAAAGACTCATAAGCACAAAAAAAGACGGCGACCGCCCAATGATAGTGTCCACCGAAGACTCCTACCAACAGGCAGAATTCGTATGCCAGCAAATATTCGAATTCCTGAATAAAGGCATAAAATTAAAACAAATAGCCATATTATACAGAGCGCACTTTCAATCAATGGAACTTGAAATGAACCTGCTGAAATGTAAAATGCCTTATATTATAAGGTCCGGGGTAAGATTCTTTGAAAGAGCGCACATAAAAGATGTTATATCTCACCTGAAGTTCATCGCTAATCCTACTGACGAACTGGCATTCAAAAGAATAGTGAAACTGCTTGATGGAATCGGGGAATCCAATGCCCAAAAAATCTGGAAAAAAATATCCGAAACAAATAACGAGTGTGTTAAAGATGCCCCATTTATACCTAAGAAATCCTTAACTAGTTGGAACTCTTTCTGCCAGCTATTAGAAACGTTAAAAGAAAACGACAGACCCGCCGATATGATAGATAAAATAACCGATGCAGGATACATAGAATACTTGCATTACACTTATACGGACTACCAGGACAGGGAAAATGACATAAAACAACTTGCCCAACACGCCCTTCAATATGAATCCACTGACGATTTTCTTTCCGAAATATTATTAAAAGAACCCGCAACAAATGAAGAGATCGATATTCCAAAACATAAAGAAGAAGCAAATGCACTCACTCTGAGCACCGTTCACAGGGCAAAAGGACTTGAATGGGACGTTGTCTTTATTATATCAATGTCCGATGGACTTTTCCCCATATCAAAAGCTTATGAAAATGATGAACAATATGAAGAAGAAAGACGTTTATTTTATGTCGCCACGACAAGAGCTAAAATGCACCTTATCCTGACTTACCCGATGACAACGACAAGAAATTATATGATTACTAACGTTCTCCAGCCTTCCCCATTTTTACAGGAATTAAATAAAACCGTATACCAAAAATTTTCTCTGCCAAAAAGAGAATCGAAATACGGCTATAACCCCGATTCTTATTATTAACTATTCTACTATTACACAAATTCCGTTCTTTTTTTCTAAACCCTTTCCAGATCAATCAACGCTTTTTTCCATTTAATCCCGCCGCCAAAACCACCTAATTCACCGTTTTTCTGTATTACACGATGGCAGGGAATTATTATCGGCAGTGGATTTGAGCCAAGCGCCTGTCCACAGGCGCGGGGAGAACTTTTTATCCTATTCGCTAATTCCTTGTAACTAATCGTTTCGCCATAAGAAACATTCTTTTTTAATGCCTTAAATAATTTTAACTGAAAATTACTAAATTTCACATCAAGCGAATACTCAAAACTTTTTCGTTTTTTATTTCCATCAAGATAAGTCAATATGTCTTCTTTTAATTTATACAATACAGGAGATTTTTCTTTATCAGAGTTTTTAACACACTGCTTACCGAATTTTATTTCTTTAATCCCTTTATCCGTAGCATATATCGTCAACCATCCATAAAGGGTATTAAATGCCAAACAATAATCTTCTCTCTCCATTCTTTTTCAGTTCCCTTTTTACTACCTACTTTCTACTATCTACTCTTAACTCCTCTGTGCTAATCCGTGGAAATCCGTGTCCATCCGTGGCTATAATTTGTTTTTTATTATCTTTATTAGTCTTGTGTAAATCGTGTGGAATCTTGTGGTTTAATGTTATTCTATTTTCTTTTTGTTTTTTACTAGTTTTCACTCTCAAATTTTTACAATCTTGTCTCTTATTTTCTTATGATACGATATCGCAAATCTATGCGCTTCGTTTCTTATTTGTTGAAGCAACCTGAGTGAAATAGACCCTTTCGGAAGAGATATTATTTTTCCTTCCGGCGTATGTATTTGTTCAAACTTTTTTGCCAAACCAAAAACAGGAATATCCTCAGGCACACATTCTCTTGCTGCGCGGGTTTGACCCGTTCCCCCGTCAACTAATATAAGGTCGGGTAACTTTCCGTGCTTTATTCTACGGGAAACAATTTCCTTCATCATACCGACATCATCTACTCCTTTTACGGTTTTTATCCTGTATCTCCTATATCCCGAAACCGATTTTCTCCCGTTTTGAAACGCAACCGACGACCCGACCGCATATTTATCCCCTAAATTGGAAATATCAAAGGCTTCTATTTTTACGGGTAATTTACTTAATTTCAACACCTTCTGTAATTCCACAATTGATCCCGGAAGTTTTTCCGTCCTACCCGTAGTCAGCCAAAAACTCGCATTCTGCTTCGCAAATTTTATTAAGTCTTTTAGTTCATCCGTACCCGGGAATACAATTTTTACCTTTAACCAACTTTCCAAATTCTCCTTTTCTTCTATATCCTCCGTTAATATTTTAGAAGGCAGGAATGGCGCATTTTTGTAATACTGCAAAATAAATGCCCTTATTATTTCTCCTTGTAGGGTATTTATAGGGATATGTAACATATAATGTTCCGTTCCCACTATTTTACCGTTACGGATAATTATAAGAACAATACATCCATAATGTTCTACACTTTCCAACCCAAATACATCCATATTTATATTATCGTCAAAAACCACTCTTTGCTTATTTGTAATGGATTGTAAGTTTTTCAACCTGTCTCTTGTTTTTCCGGCTTCCTCAAATTTCAATTCTTTCGAAAGCCTATCTATGCCGGATTTAAGCTTTAGTTCTAACTCATCCGACTTGCCTGACAAAAAAGCCATTATATTATTCACAAACTCCATATATTCTTCTTTAGTGATTTTCCCCTCACACGGAGCAGAACATTTTCCAAGATGATAATTAAGACAGGAACGGGTTGGGAACTTTCCCTTGCAACTACGCACAGGAAATATATTTCTCACATATTTTATTGCGCGTTTCATACTTTTTACGTCGGTATAAGGCCCAAAATATACGGCGCTTCTGTCTCTTACGTCTCTCGTTGAAAAAACACGCGGGAACTCTTCATTGATAGTTATCTTTATGTATGGATATTTTTTGTCGTCCTTCAGCCTGATGTTATATCTTGGCAAATGAAGTTTTATAAGGTTTGCCTCAAGTATTAATGCCTCTATCTCCGAGTTTGTAATGACGTAATCTATATCCTTAACTTTAGATGCGATTATACTTGATTTGTAATCCGCAGTAACGCTAAAATACGATTGGACACGGTTCTTCAAACACTTCGCCTTGCCAACATATATAATCTTACCTTCCCCATCCTTCATTAAATAAACACCGCTCTTGTCAGGAATTTTATCTAATACCAACTTGCTAACAATCTGCTTAGTTAGCTTAGTTGGTATTATACCAATAAGCCTATAATCCATGTATTATTCCATTTTGACAGCGGTTTGGTGTAAAAAAGTTCTCTCCATTTTTTTTAACTCTAAACTTTCCGTTCTCTGTATTCTCTGTTCTTGTTCTCTGCGTCCTCTATGTTTTTAATCTGTATTCTATTTTCTTTTAATTCCTAAATTCTGTTTTTTTAGTTGGAGTTTCCGACTTAAGTAGTATTTCTCCAACCTATCTCCGCCTGAGGCGGACCAGGCTCTGTATACTCTGTGGTGACATTTTTCTTCTTTTATTCCTTTCTCTGCGAACTTTGCGTCGGAGTTTACCCCGAAACAGGCGGGGCGGTGAAAAATTTTCGTTTTTTCCGTATTTATCCCAAATCTTTACTACTCACCCGTTTCAGACTCATAATGTTTCTCATACTTTATCTCGGGGAGCGCTTTTAATTTTATCTGGACGTTGTACTTCCAAATTTCTGCATATTTATTGAAACTAAATGTTATATCCCAACAATGTAAATCCCTGTACAACGAATAGCTTTCCTCTACCGTATTCTTATGGACAATGTCATATCTTCTTGCCATTGATGCTTTCCAGTTTCTTGTCAAATTAACGTTAATCGTTCCCCATATACTCTTCTTTTCTTCGAGCGTATCCGGGACCCAGTTATAAGTTGTAGAAAGATTAAAAGTTCTACGCATCAAACTTGAACCCACCGTTAAACGGTCAAACTTAAAT
Above is a window of bacterium DNA encoding:
- a CDS encoding ArsB/NhaD family transporter; protein product: ISGRVFDSYKKNISDAEIDISIDGKYYKTEKTSSEGNFIFQIDSLQDFNNIEIKTSKPTYNNNKLEIEKSKLAYKEGTYSLFSDITINHTLGPAFYISVIILLLVYLLIGFDLCHRTLAASLGAALILLVTYTFGSFNNGYFVISFEDAMKAIDLNVIFLLFGMMIIVGIMKITGVFQWLAYKSYQLAKGNILTLVILLSVITAIVSAFLDNVTTMLLIAPVTLEITMILGINPFSFLLPEIMASNMGGTATLIGDPPNIMIGSYAGLTFNQFVVHLTPIIIVCMIVLLVLIKFYFGKEYAKAKIENVDELLKKLKEEYKITDSQLLKKSLIVLGIVILMFITHGFLHMEVSIAALVGASLLLMISKVNIVEVLEKEVEWPTLIFFMMLFIVVGAAENTGLIQMIANSVNKLSGGNLTVAILLIIWVSGIASSIIDNIPFTATMLPIVAYLTHTIPGAGNTLWWALSLGACLGGNGTLVGASANIVTAGLAEKRGYKITFFNYLKVCAPITLATLVISSILLLILK
- the secF gene encoding protein translocase subunit SecF yields the protein MINIFKNTKYDFIGKRKFAYILSLAIIIPGIVSFIVKGGPKYGIDFTGGSLVRLHFEQPIPISDLRAKLSQMGFKEAVIQEEKGTKYDYLIRTYPKEGIGNEICKLFTPSPTVVQEDLVGPAISENFRQKAIWVVLLCWACMLIYIWIRFQFRWGVCAVISIVHDLILTAGLLSILNKEFTASILAALLTIIGYSINDSIVISDRIRENKRLLRKVSLTDLVNTSVNETLSRTVITGLSTMFVLVILFFFGGPVIHDFAFTMLIGIVVGTYSSVYVVSALVVDWDLWSSKKKIAAKNSK
- the secD gene encoding protein translocase subunit SecD, which produces MKAQIQAKTIFILLATILAAWQLSYTVRFFKLTPEQEENMTEKQLKTLHTKAIKLGLDLQGGVHLVLKGKDKELSNDETQGALGVLRNRIDQFGVSEPQIAKQGSNRISVDLPGVVDVQRAKEIIGKTAQLEFRLVEKPEFTMEIIKKIDEYVYKYYKGAVKDTSSLALKDTSVINSIFKDSASDSFEVLENPVLSLMGNGYITDTDIPELKKYLSTPGVSELIPSDDEFLWSKIEEVEYEKRAELLLVKKEACLKGDAIVDAQPGIGTNKNSAGARTDLTMTGKAKKEWARITGANVNRRIAIVMDEVVQSAPVVIERIGGGKSQIDMGTSPFKEAQDLALIIRAGKLPAPLEIVEERTVGPALGKDSIRAGMKSMLISSLVVVLFMLFYYKGCGLLADFALFFNIFYLLAILSAFKATLTMPGLAGIALTVGMGVDANILIYERIKEEMRAGKTVRAAIDAGYARAFSAIFDSNVTTLIAAIVLYYFGIGPVKGFGITLAIGVIANLFTAIVITKVVLDVITLKGAKRLSI
- a CDS encoding cupin domain-containing protein; this translates as MFIKELKKCKEIISGDNAILRELLNPLKETLKLRYSLAHAKVKPGEITRPHKLKSSEIYYIIEGSGEMYINNEKKKVSKEQLIYIPPNSIQKIKNIGKKNLIFLCIVDPAWKQQDEEVV
- a CDS encoding ATP-dependent helicase; translation: METARRRGCIKMPSPEAKNIDYENELNPQQYNAVTAEDGPSLVLAGAGSGKTRVLTYRAAYLLEQRVVPPYQMILLTFTQRAAAEMLNRVNSLLGAESKEIWGGTFHHIGNRFLRKYARYINYLSNFTIIDREDCKTLTTECIKELSIDIKSTKFPKADILIEILSLAQNCLIPVEQVIKDRYPFLKNNMQEISSVLELYDAKKKKQNIMDFDDLLTYWNKLLDIPEVKSSITNKFKYILVDEYQDTNKLQLDIIYKMNSTHKNIMVVGDEVQSIYSFRGAEYRNIIDFTTKYPDAKVFKLETNYRSSPQVLSFANEIVKNTEDVFKKRLISTKKDGDRPMIVSTEDSYQQAEFVCQQIFEFLNKGIKLKQIAILYRAHFQSMELEMNLLKCKMPYIIRSGVRFFERAHIKDVISHLKFIANPTDELAFKRIVKLLDGIGESNAQKIWKKISETNNECVKDAPFIPKKSLTSWNSFCQLLETLKENDRPADMIDKITDAGYIEYLHYTYTDYQDRENDIKQLAQHALQYESTDDFLSEILLKEPATNEEIDIPKHKEEANALTLSTVHRAKGLEWDVVFIISMSDGLFPISKAYENDEQYEEERRLFYVATTRAKMHLILTYPMTTTRNYMITNVLQPSPFLQELNKTVYQKFSLPKRESKYGYNPDSYY
- a CDS encoding methylated-DNA--[protein]-cysteine S-methyltransferase → MEREDYCLAFNTLYGWLTIYATDKGIKEIKFGKQCVKNSDKEKSPVLYKLKEDILTYLDGNKKRKSFEYSLDVKFSNFQLKLFKALKKNVSYGETISYKELANRIKSSPRACGQALGSNPLPIIIPCHRVIQKNGELGGFGGGIKWKKALIDLERV
- the uvrC gene encoding excinuclease ABC subunit UvrC; this encodes MDYRLIGIIPTKLTKQIVSKLVLDKIPDKSGVYLMKDGEGKIIYVGKAKCLKNRVQSYFSVTADYKSSIIASKVKDIDYVITNSEIEALILEANLIKLHLPRYNIRLKDDKKYPYIKITINEEFPRVFSTRDVRDRSAVYFGPYTDVKSMKRAIKYVRNIFPVRSCKGKFPTRSCLNYHLGKCSAPCEGKITKEEYMEFVNNIMAFLSGKSDELELKLKSGIDRLSKELKFEEAGKTRDRLKNLQSITNKQRVVFDDNINMDVFGLESVEHYGCIVLIIIRNGKIVGTEHYMLHIPINTLQGEIIRAFILQYYKNAPFLPSKILTEDIEEKENLESWLKVKIVFPGTDELKDLIKFAKQNASFWLTTGRTEKLPGSIVELQKVLKLSKLPVKIEAFDISNLGDKYAVGSSVAFQNGRKSVSGYRRYRIKTVKGVDDVGMMKEIVSRRIKHGKLPDLILVDGGTGQTRAARECVPEDIPVFGLAKKFEQIHTPEGKIISLPKGSISLRLLQQIRNEAHRFAISYHKKIRDKIVKI